Below is a genomic region from Miniphocaeibacter halophilus.
GAAAACTTAGATAAATTAGTTGAATTTATCGAAAATCTTGCAGATTAGTTTTCAATTTCAATAAGGATGTTTAAAACATCCTTTTTTTATAATCTAGTACTATATAATATTGAAAATAAGTTTATTAACATTACTATCAAAAGACAAAGGTACAAAATAAAACACAAGGTTGCTTTATATTACAACAGCTTTGTGTTTTTAGGTTTATTAACATAAGTTTTAAATTAATACATATTATATATAAATAAGGGATTAAAACTTACGTTTAGTATTTAGGTTTTTTGGCTTATAATATTGGGTATACTATTTATTATACATATAATATATTAATATTATATATAATTAGGAAGTGCACTTCGTTAAATAATTAGGAGGAAATATGTCAACAATTAAAACAGGAATCATAGCATCTGAAGGAATTGCTATTGGTAGAGCATATTTATTTGTAAAAGAAAAGTTAGAAGTTGATACGAGAATATTGGAAGATGGGGAAATTGAAGGAGAAGTAGCTAAAATACAAAAAGCCATAGCCGATTATAGTAAAGACTTAGAAAATATGGAAGTATCTACAGAAACTCAACAAGAAGTTATTAATGCGCACTTAGGAATGTTAGACGATCCTTTTTTAGTAGATACTGTTAAAAATAAAATAGAAAATAATATTAATGCAGAAAAAGCATTACATGATTCAATAAATGAAATGGTAACGATGATGCAGTCGTTAGATGATGAATACTTAAGAGAAAGAGCTACAGACTATAAGGATATTGGAGAAAGGCTACTTTATAAATTACAGGGTAGAGAGCCTAAAAAGTTATCTCCATTACCAAAAGATACAATTGTGGTTTCAGATGAATTAACGCCAACAGACACTTCAGCAATGGATAAGGACAATGTTCTAGGCTTTGCTATGGATAACGGTGGAAAGACGGCTCATACTTCAATTATAGCTCAAACATTGGGTATTCCTGCTTTAGTAGGTATGAAAGATGTTTCAGTATCTGTAAAAGATAACGATTTATTGATTATGGATACTTTTGAAGGAAAATTATATATAAATCCTGATGAAGATACGTTAAATATCTACAGAGAAAAAATGGAACAAATATTAGCTGAAAAAGAAAGATTGGAAGCTGTAAAATTTGAAAAGGCTATTACAAAGGATAACCATCAGGTAGAAATAGCTTGTAATATTGGGAATATAGAGGACTTAAAATTAGGACTTGCTAATGGAGCAGAGGGAGTAGGACTTTTTAGAACTGAGTTTTTATATATGGAAAATAATCATTTTCCAACGGAAGAAGAACAATTTTCAGTATATAAAAAAGCGGTAGAACTATTGGAAGATAAGCCTCTTATTATTAGAACTTTAGATATTGGTGGAGATAAGTCATTATCATATTTCAAATTCCCAGAAGAAGAAAATCCATTTTTAGGATGGAGAGCCTTAAGAATTTGTTTTGATATGTTAGATGTGTTTAAGACACAGTTAAAAGCAATTTTAAGAGCTTCTGCTTTTGGAAAAGTAAGAATTTTACTTCCAATGGTAATTTCTGTAGAAGAAATTAAAAAAGTAAGGGAAATTTTAGAAGAAGTAAAAAATGATTTAAAAGCAAAAGAAATAGATTTTGATACTAATATAGAAATTGGAATTATGGTTGAGACTCCGGCTTCCGTTATAGTTGCAGAGGATTTAATTAAATATGTAGACTATTTTAGTATAGGAACAAATGACTTAACTCAATATGTACTTGCAGTAGATAGAGGAAATGAAAAGATTTCAAAACTCTATAACACATATAATCCGGCTGTCCTAAGATCTATTAAAAAAGTTATAGACGCTGCTCATAAGGCGGATAAATGGGCAGGAATGTGTGGAGGCTTTGCTGGAGATACTAAAGCTACTAAATTATTATTAGGTATGGGATTAGATGAATTTAGTGCACCGGCAGCAAATATTCCTAAAATAAAGGATATAATAATAAATACTACTTTGGAAGAAGCTTCAGAGTTTTCAGAAGAAATACTAAAGTTGGAAACAACTACAGAAATTGAAGAAGTAATAAATAATCAATAATTGATAATAAAAACGGCTACATATTAAAAATATGTAGCCGTTTTTTTATCAACAAAACCCGAGTAGATATAGGTGACTCTACTCGGGGAAGGATAGTTTTTAAAAATAATTTTAATATACTAAAATTAAATTTTATACCTCATCTATTAATGCGTTAAATTCATCAATAACCCTATCGAAATCAGGACCCATTTTATGAAGTCTTGTCCAATAGTTGTCATAGTCATACCATTGTGCATTAAGTTCTTCAGCTGATTTTCCTTGTTGTTCTACCCAAGTATAGTATTTTAGGTTGTGGATTCTCTTCTTGTCAGTATATCTTAACTCGATCATATTATCTGTTTTAATTCCTAAAACATGAACGTGATGATCTAATTTAGCTTGTTCAAGATCTAACTTTCCTCTTTCAGCTTCGTATTCTTCCAATCTTGATTGATACATTACTGCAGAGTCGGTACCAACTGTAACAAAATAATCATTTTCAGTTACTTCAAAGTATTTAGCTACCTTTATAGCTGAAATAATATTTGCTGCACCGGATATTCCTATATATTGGAATTTGCTTATAGTTTCTTCATCAACGCCTAAACTTCTGAAATATTCATGTCCTGCTGGGTCGTTTAAGATTCTAAAGAACGATACTGCATCTTCATCATCAATAGCTGTAACTACATCGGTATTTTTAACATTATGTACCCAAGGTACGTGTTTGTCACCGATTCCTTCTATTCTGTGGTCACCAAAACCATTATCTAATAGAGTAGGGCATTGTAATGCTTCTGAAGCAGTTATTTTTATATTAGGATATAAATCTTTTAATTTATCTCCTGCACCTAAACTTCCACCTGAACCTGAGTTTAAGTTTACGCCGAATAGATTAGCATTTTCGTTTTTAGCCTTGAATGAAAGGAATAGATCGTTCATAGC
It encodes:
- the ptsP gene encoding phosphoenolpyruvate--protein phosphotransferase, which encodes MSTIKTGIIASEGIAIGRAYLFVKEKLEVDTRILEDGEIEGEVAKIQKAIADYSKDLENMEVSTETQQEVINAHLGMLDDPFLVDTVKNKIENNINAEKALHDSINEMVTMMQSLDDEYLRERATDYKDIGERLLYKLQGREPKKLSPLPKDTIVVSDELTPTDTSAMDKDNVLGFAMDNGGKTAHTSIIAQTLGIPALVGMKDVSVSVKDNDLLIMDTFEGKLYINPDEDTLNIYREKMEQILAEKERLEAVKFEKAITKDNHQVEIACNIGNIEDLKLGLANGAEGVGLFRTEFLYMENNHFPTEEEQFSVYKKAVELLEDKPLIIRTLDIGGDKSLSYFKFPEEENPFLGWRALRICFDMLDVFKTQLKAILRASAFGKVRILLPMVISVEEIKKVREILEEVKNDLKAKEIDFDTNIEIGIMVETPASVIVAEDLIKYVDYFSIGTNDLTQYVLAVDRGNEKISKLYNTYNPAVLRSIKKVIDAAHKADKWAGMCGGFAGDTKATKLLLGMGLDEFSAPAANIPKIKDIIINTTLEEASEFSEEILKLETTTEIEEVINNQ
- a CDS encoding pyridoxal-phosphate dependent enzyme — translated: MFDLIDLTINEEKRKEVAKYAKERGIKIPTLAQMKDPSKIPADVKEKLKDVGLWDINPINLYRISWKNEPKDKGGLYQDLPNFIEIPSEVSGIKAKILFMSGKYFPTGCHKVGASYACLVPRLVTGQFDPETQEAVWPSTGNYCRGGAYNAALLGCKSIAILPENMSRERFDWLQDLIDTYGGEIFATTGSESNVKEIYDKTWELLDERGDGVVIFNQFGELGNHLWHYEVTGEAMNDLFLSFKAKNENANLFGVNLNSGSGGSLGAGDKLKDLYPNIKITASEALQCPTLLDNGFGDHRIEGIGDKHVPWVHNVKNTDVVTAIDDEDAVSFFRILNDPAGHEYFRSLGVDEETISKFQYIGISGAANIISAIKVAKYFEVTENDYFVTVGTDSAVMYQSRLEEYEAERGKLDLEQAKLDHHVHVLGIKTDNMIELRYTDKKRIHNLKYYTWVEQQGKSAEELNAQWYDYDNYWTRLHKMGPDFDRVIDEFNALIDEV